The following coding sequences lie in one Myxococcus xanthus genomic window:
- the leuS gene encoding leucine--tRNA ligase — translation MSTERPKYDPANIEPLWQARWEEQRLFEARRHPGKPKAYILDMFPYPSGAGLHVGHPEGYTATDIVSRYLRMRGYDVLHPMGWDAFGLPAEQHALETGTHPAETTAKNVATFKRQLKSLGFSYDWSRELSTTDPEYVRWTQWLFLKLFERGLAYQAELPVNWCAALGTVLANEEVIDGKSERGSHPVVRLPLRQWTLRITAYADRLAQDLAGLDWPETREKQLHWIGRSEGAEVDFAIEGSADRLRIFTTRPDTLFGATYMVVAPEHPLLERFATAEKRAEILAYREESASRSELDRTALTKAKTGVFTGSYALHPLTGARLPIWVADFVLGSYGTGAIMGVPGHDARDFEFARAFGLPVVEVVSLDGALSETGTWTEAFVGEGVAVRSSFLDGLRTPEAKAAMLAHLEREGLGARRVQYRLRDWVFSRQRYWGEPIPIYFPVELAEGSTDPRVHPHTIRYDQPLPVPEDQLPVRLPELEDFKPSEDPAGPLARALDWRFFQRDGKWYARETNTMPQWAGSCWYYLRFIDPENTQAVFSQQAYDAWMPVDLYVGGSEHAVLHLLYARFWHKVLFDCGLVTHAEPFKKLVHQGMILGENNEKMSKSRGNVVNPDDIVRQFGADALRMYEMFMGPLEAVKPWQTNGVIGVRRFLDRVWNTLAFVAEDEGGAPAALTEDALRLLHKTVRKVGEDIEALRFNTAVSAMMILANALAELPRVPLDAARVFARILSPFAPHLAEELWHRWGASESISLQPWPEYDPALTVDELVEMAIQVNGKVRGKLRLKRDATEAEARDAVHQEPDLIPHLAGKTERRFVYVPGRIINIVVG, via the coding sequence ATGTCCACAGAACGGCCGAAGTACGACCCGGCGAACATCGAACCTCTCTGGCAGGCCCGTTGGGAAGAACAGCGCCTCTTCGAGGCGCGCAGGCACCCCGGCAAGCCGAAGGCATACATCCTCGACATGTTCCCTTATCCCTCGGGGGCCGGGTTGCACGTCGGGCACCCGGAGGGCTACACGGCCACGGACATCGTCTCGCGGTACTTGCGGATGCGGGGCTATGATGTCCTTCATCCCATGGGATGGGATGCGTTCGGCCTGCCCGCGGAGCAGCACGCGCTCGAAACGGGAACCCACCCGGCCGAGACCACCGCGAAGAACGTCGCGACGTTCAAGCGGCAGCTCAAGTCTCTCGGGTTCTCGTACGACTGGTCTCGCGAGCTCTCCACGACGGACCCGGAGTACGTGCGTTGGACGCAGTGGCTCTTCCTCAAGCTCTTCGAGCGCGGTCTTGCCTATCAGGCCGAGCTCCCGGTGAACTGGTGCGCGGCGCTCGGAACGGTGCTCGCCAACGAGGAGGTCATTGACGGGAAGAGCGAGCGGGGCAGTCACCCGGTTGTGCGGCTGCCGCTGCGGCAGTGGACGCTTCGCATCACGGCGTACGCCGATCGGCTCGCCCAGGACCTCGCGGGGCTGGATTGGCCCGAGACGCGGGAGAAGCAGCTCCACTGGATTGGGCGCAGCGAGGGCGCTGAGGTCGATTTCGCCATCGAGGGCAGCGCGGACCGCCTCCGCATCTTCACCACCCGTCCGGACACCCTCTTCGGCGCGACGTACATGGTCGTCGCACCCGAGCACCCGCTGCTGGAGCGGTTCGCCACGGCGGAGAAGCGCGCCGAGATTCTGGCCTACCGAGAGGAGTCCGCGAGCCGAAGCGAGTTGGACCGCACCGCGCTCACGAAAGCCAAGACCGGCGTGTTCACCGGCTCCTACGCGCTGCACCCGCTCACGGGAGCGCGCCTCCCCATTTGGGTCGCGGACTTCGTGCTCGGCTCTTATGGGACGGGCGCCATCATGGGCGTGCCCGGCCACGACGCGCGTGACTTCGAGTTCGCGCGTGCCTTCGGCTTGCCTGTCGTCGAGGTGGTTTCGCTCGACGGCGCCCTGAGCGAGACCGGCACGTGGACCGAGGCCTTCGTGGGGGAGGGCGTCGCGGTGCGCTCGAGCTTCCTCGATGGGCTGCGGACGCCCGAGGCCAAGGCGGCCATGCTCGCCCACCTCGAGCGTGAGGGCCTGGGCGCACGGCGTGTCCAGTACCGCTTGCGGGATTGGGTGTTCTCGCGCCAGCGCTATTGGGGGGAGCCTATCCCCATCTATTTCCCGGTCGAGCTCGCGGAGGGCTCAACGGACCCGCGTGTGCATCCCCACACCATTCGCTACGACCAGCCTCTGCCCGTGCCAGAGGACCAGTTGCCGGTGCGACTCCCCGAGCTCGAGGACTTCAAGCCCAGCGAGGATCCTGCGGGCCCGCTGGCCCGCGCCTTGGATTGGCGTTTCTTCCAGCGGGACGGAAAGTGGTATGCGCGAGAGACCAACACGATGCCCCAATGGGCGGGCTCGTGCTGGTACTACCTGCGCTTCATCGACCCGGAGAACACCCAGGCCGTCTTCTCGCAGCAGGCCTACGACGCCTGGATGCCAGTGGACCTGTATGTCGGCGGTTCGGAGCACGCGGTGCTACACCTGCTCTACGCCCGGTTCTGGCACAAGGTGCTGTTCGACTGCGGCCTCGTTACGCACGCAGAGCCGTTCAAGAAGCTCGTCCACCAGGGAATGATCCTCGGTGAGAACAACGAGAAGATGTCCAAGTCGCGCGGCAACGTGGTGAACCCAGACGACATCGTCCGGCAGTTCGGTGCGGACGCCCTGCGCATGTACGAAATGTTCATGGGCCCGCTGGAGGCGGTGAAGCCGTGGCAGACCAACGGCGTCATCGGCGTGCGGCGATTCCTCGACCGCGTGTGGAATACGCTCGCGTTCGTGGCGGAGGACGAGGGCGGTGCGCCGGCGGCGCTGACCGAGGACGCGCTGCGGCTCCTGCACAAGACGGTGAGGAAGGTGGGGGAGGACATCGAAGCGCTGCGCTTCAACACCGCCGTGAGCGCGATGATGATTCTCGCCAACGCGCTGGCCGAGCTCCCGCGTGTGCCGCTCGATGCAGCCAGGGTCTTCGCGCGAATTCTCTCCCCATTCGCGCCGCACCTCGCGGAGGAGCTCTGGCACCGCTGGGGCGCAAGCGAGTCCATTTCCCTCCAGCCGTGGCCTGAATACGACCCCGCATTGACCGTGGACGAGCTGGTCGAAATGGCCATCCAGGTCAACGGCAAGGTCCGGGGGAAGCTGCGCCTGAAGCGAGACGCCACGGAGGCGGAGGCGCGTGACGCCGTCCACCAAGAGCCGGATCTCATCCCGCATCTCGCTGGAAAGACCGAGCGCCGATTCGTCTACGTGCCAGGGCGAATCATCAACATTGTCGTTGGCTGA
- the clpX gene encoding ATP-dependent Clp protease ATP-binding subunit ClpX, translating to MKKEHHVNLSCSFCGKSQREVRKLIAGPTVYICDECIKLCNDIIADENEREEGKPQVSLPTPAEIKAFLDDYVIGQDQAKKVLAVAVYNHYKRIYQKKPTSRPRPGVKGPTGEEVELSKSNILLIGPTGSGKTLLAQSLARFLNVPFTIADATSLTEAGYVGEDVENIIQNLLHNADYDVEKASRGIVYIDEIDKIARKGDMPSATRDVGGEGVQQALLKIIEGTRANVTPRGGKKYNQQEYVQVDTTNILFICGGAFHGIDGVIKRRVGEKGLGFGAKITHREERSVGELLALTEPEDLMRFGMIPEFIGRLPMIATLNDLKEEDLVIILSQPKNALVKQYQKLFEFEKVKLTFTKEALRAIAREAMRRHSGARGLRAILEDAMLEIMYDVPFREGVKECKITEQVITKHEAPQLVMEKEKKTA from the coding sequence GTGAAGAAGGAGCACCACGTCAACCTGTCTTGTTCGTTCTGCGGCAAGTCGCAGCGCGAGGTCCGCAAGCTCATCGCGGGCCCGACGGTCTACATCTGCGACGAATGCATCAAGCTGTGTAACGACATCATCGCGGACGAGAACGAGCGCGAGGAGGGCAAGCCCCAGGTCAGCTTGCCGACGCCGGCGGAGATCAAGGCGTTCCTCGACGACTACGTCATCGGACAGGACCAGGCGAAGAAGGTCCTCGCGGTGGCGGTGTACAACCACTACAAGCGCATCTATCAAAAGAAGCCGACCTCTCGGCCGCGTCCGGGCGTGAAGGGCCCCACCGGCGAGGAAGTGGAGCTGAGCAAGAGCAACATCCTGCTCATCGGTCCCACGGGAAGTGGCAAGACGCTGCTGGCCCAGTCGCTGGCGCGCTTCCTCAACGTGCCCTTCACCATCGCCGACGCCACCAGCCTCACCGAGGCCGGCTACGTGGGCGAGGACGTGGAGAACATCATCCAGAACCTCCTCCACAACGCCGACTACGACGTGGAGAAGGCTTCGCGCGGCATCGTCTACATCGACGAGATCGACAAGATCGCCCGTAAGGGTGACATGCCCAGCGCCACCCGCGACGTGGGCGGCGAGGGCGTGCAGCAGGCACTGCTGAAGATCATCGAAGGCACCCGGGCCAACGTCACGCCGCGCGGCGGGAAGAAGTACAACCAGCAGGAGTACGTTCAGGTCGACACGACGAACATCCTGTTCATCTGCGGCGGCGCCTTCCACGGCATCGACGGCGTCATCAAGCGCCGCGTGGGCGAGAAGGGCCTCGGCTTCGGCGCGAAGATCACCCACCGCGAGGAGCGGAGCGTGGGTGAGCTGCTGGCGCTGACCGAGCCGGAAGACCTCATGCGCTTCGGCATGATTCCGGAGTTCATCGGCCGCCTGCCGATGATCGCCACGCTGAACGACCTGAAGGAAGAGGACCTGGTCATCATCCTCTCCCAGCCGAAGAACGCCCTGGTGAAGCAGTACCAGAAGCTCTTCGAGTTTGAGAAGGTGAAGCTGACCTTCACGAAAGAGGCGCTGCGCGCCATCGCCCGCGAGGCGATGCGCCGTCACTCCGGAGCGCGCGGCCTTCGCGCCATCCTGGAGGATGCCATGCTGGAAATCATGTACGACGTGCCGTTCCGCGAGGGCGTCAAGGAGTGCAAGATCACCGAGCAGGTCATCACCAAGCACGAGGCGCCCCAGCTCGTCATGGAGAAGGAGAAGAAGACGGCCTAG
- the crtI gene encoding phytoene desaturase family protein: protein MIGSGFGGLAAAIRLAARGWRVTVLERMDSPGGRANAFQQDGFTFDAGPTVITCPHLLEELWVLAGQRMADHVELRPVAPLYRMRFPDGSTFDYHSDREAMRESVRRLSPRDEAGFLALCARVERMYEAGIGPLMSTPVPDVLSLAPFTPALVRDEAFRSMFGLVSKHIRDERLQQALSFHPLLIGGSPFETASAVYTSIQFVERRWGAFFPVGGTGALVRGLVELLEALGGEVRYGSEVTEISLEGRKATGVRLGDGTGLAADVVVSNADAAWTYRYLLPGHVRKHWTDERISRARYSMSAFLWYFGTRRQYPEVAHHTLLFGKDFRGMFSGLEGPGHPSADPLLYLHRPTATDAALAPAGHDAFYVLAPVPHLGTGSEWKHRAGAFRRELEERLSRTVLPGLEGELVTSRMVTPEYFRDELRSFKGAAFSFAPTLLQTTFLRAQARSEDVDRLYMVGAGTHPGAGLPAVLCSAKIVDTVIPLA from the coding sequence GTGATTGGCAGTGGTTTCGGCGGATTGGCCGCGGCCATCCGGCTGGCGGCGCGTGGGTGGCGCGTCACGGTGCTTGAGCGGATGGACAGCCCGGGCGGGCGGGCGAACGCCTTCCAGCAGGACGGCTTCACGTTCGACGCGGGCCCCACGGTGATCACGTGTCCGCACCTGCTGGAAGAGCTGTGGGTGCTGGCGGGGCAACGCATGGCGGACCACGTGGAGCTGCGGCCCGTGGCGCCGCTGTACCGGATGCGGTTCCCGGATGGCTCCACGTTCGACTACCACTCGGACCGCGAGGCGATGCGCGAGTCCGTGCGGCGGCTGTCTCCCCGGGATGAGGCGGGATTCCTGGCTCTGTGCGCCCGCGTGGAGCGGATGTACGAGGCGGGCATTGGGCCTCTGATGAGCACGCCGGTGCCGGACGTGCTGAGTCTGGCGCCGTTCACCCCCGCGCTGGTGCGGGACGAGGCGTTCCGGTCCATGTTCGGCCTGGTGTCGAAGCACATCCGGGACGAGCGGCTGCAGCAGGCGTTGAGCTTCCATCCGCTGCTGATTGGCGGCAGCCCCTTCGAGACCGCGAGCGCGGTGTACACGTCGATTCAATTCGTGGAGCGGCGTTGGGGTGCGTTCTTCCCGGTGGGCGGCACCGGGGCGCTGGTTCGTGGCCTGGTGGAACTGCTGGAGGCCCTGGGCGGCGAGGTCCGCTACGGCAGTGAGGTGACGGAGATTTCGTTGGAAGGGCGGAAGGCGACGGGTGTGAGGCTCGGGGACGGTACGGGACTGGCGGCGGACGTGGTCGTGTCGAACGCGGACGCGGCGTGGACGTATCGGTACCTGTTGCCGGGGCATGTCCGGAAGCACTGGACGGACGAGCGCATCAGCCGGGCGCGGTACTCGATGAGCGCGTTCCTCTGGTACTTCGGGACACGGCGTCAGTACCCGGAGGTCGCCCACCACACGCTGCTGTTCGGCAAGGACTTCCGGGGGATGTTCTCGGGGCTGGAGGGGCCTGGACATCCGTCGGCGGACCCGTTGCTGTATTTGCACAGGCCCACGGCGACGGACGCGGCGCTAGCTCCGGCTGGGCACGATGCCTTCTATGTGCTGGCGCCGGTGCCACATCTGGGGACGGGCTCGGAGTGGAAGCACAGGGCCGGGGCCTTTCGACGCGAGCTGGAGGAGCGCCTTTCGCGGACCGTGTTGCCGGGGCTGGAGGGGGAGTTGGTGACTTCGCGGATGGTTACACCAGAGTACTTCCGTGACGAACTGCGGTCATTCAAGGGGGCCGCGTTCAGCTTCGCGCCGACGTTGCTGCAGACGACGTTCCTCAGGGCGCAGGCCCGGAGTGAGGACGTGGATCGCCTCTACATGGTCGGAGCGGGCACGCACCCCGGCGCTGGGCTTCCCGCTGTGCTGTGCTCCGCCAAGATCGTGGACACCGTGATTCCACTTGCTTAG
- a CDS encoding trifunctional serine/threonine-protein kinase/ATP-binding protein/sensor histidine kinase, with amino-acid sequence MMDVPGYRIGREVTTAGAFQLLRATREEDGASVILKVPDAARLPSATTRLRHEWELTNALSLDGVLRPLAWAEARDGAPVLILEGFGDATLTQRLSHGRVEPRAACRIALSLARALGAIHEQGILHRDLNPSSILVGTDGESVKLTGFTLATRRPRAEVAPLAPERLEGSLEYLSPEGTGRTHRSVDSRADFYSMGVVLYELLTGRRPFADTDALGLIHAHVALPPPPPVSVEPELPQPLSDITLKLLAKSPEDRYQSAYGLVADLQRCLGALEGPGPVAAFMLGAKDVPERFAVPEKLYGREHPQAALSEAFERAASGRSAFVLVSGAAGMGKSALTGVLKRPVAERQGHFARGKYDQLLRDTPYSGIFEAFREVARGLLGGQEQELAAWQHRLLEAVGGMGRLVVDAVPRMALVLGDQPPVPELGPAESELRFQLVLRKLVAALATREHPLVLVLDDLHWADSTSLQLLRLLLTDRDIEHLLVVAGCRSEELGPDHPVESLARALQDHGTPVHRIDLAPLSPEDVTRLVADVFPPAEGQPDAQLDDLVLSLTEGNPFHAVQLLRTFYERGLVRFDADGGGFRWDASALRGQDFSDGVVALLTSRIRELSSSAQALLPMAAALGHTFDLRGLAIVLERTDEEAEKGLGEVLQAGLVVPIDEADLDAGGAYQFTHDRVQQAALELIPADVHPEIHARIGRLLLRHTPPERLDEGLPELVSHFHLALPVLHDEQERHRVAELDLRAGRSAKSRGAWSAALRLLSTGLSLLGEDGWRKDRRLTFDLHVDAAEAAYLAADFDLMERLAAAALAHAVDGAEEVRVQEVRLQCLAHRGEHSRGVDLGLEVLRKLGQPLPANPKQPHVLAAVAKTKMRLSLRKPEDLAALPECTDPLLLATLRLLVKLSSLAFMARPLLFPLVVLRVLQLTIRHGATGVAAFGYVGYGLMLSVHLGNPEEGFRYGRLALKTLDRFQAESLRAMVTFVFNLFIRHWKEPLSACVDDFLAAAQKGQETGDIEYLGYASSAGCATALIARDGLADGGPRMDRYRDILATHRHKNVLFTEYMRHTLDSLTGAFTGNVEAREEELVAPYRQLDYGNGIATCDVLRTLRRWLWGDARGALESAAAVDAQVELIAGQIYLPWYKFFQGLALMAVHPTLGPLDRIRSSRAIDAIRKSMRGWARIAPMNYGARAELLDAERARLDGEGDLAADAYDRAIRLARQYGLSLDEGVACEAAARFHLTQARERVARTYLEEARAAYLRWGARAVAARLEREHPRLLPSAPTHTRTDAPTEASLAALDLASVIKTARALSGEIVLGKLLRKLMTLVIENAGARRGLLLLKRTEGLVIAAEGSVDGDGVVLEAPIPMESSASLPTSIIHYVVRTGETVLLHDASAEEPFSEDPYVRSAQPKSLLCSPLLKQGSLTGVLYLENDATRGVFTPERLEVLRLLSFQAAISLENADLYASLEEYSRTLERRVEERTAEIQHKNAELADTLTRLQEMQRQLVAQEKLASLGALTAGIAHELQNPLNFVNNFSNLSSRLAGELEETLKGIADRLDSEAREDVLETLQDLKQNAQRIHSHGKRASDIIKTMLRHSRKSEGTRSKSDLNQLVRDSVNLAVQGLRSRPGGASVKMETTLDPTVGIVELVASDISRMLTNILDNAFYAAAQHQHQAGEGFTPQVHLSTHRVGTKVELRIRDNGPGIPEDLREKLFDPFFTTKPAGVGTGLGLSLCHDIVQEHQGDIRVESAPGAGAEFIITLPAP; translated from the coding sequence ATGATGGATGTGCCCGGCTACCGCATCGGCAGAGAGGTCACTACCGCAGGCGCCTTCCAGCTCTTGCGCGCTACACGCGAGGAAGACGGCGCTTCGGTCATCCTCAAGGTCCCCGACGCTGCGCGGCTCCCCTCCGCCACCACGCGGCTTCGCCATGAGTGGGAGCTGACGAACGCCCTGAGTCTCGACGGCGTCCTGCGGCCCCTGGCGTGGGCCGAAGCGCGGGACGGAGCACCTGTGCTCATCCTGGAAGGCTTCGGTGATGCGACGCTGACCCAACGCCTGTCACACGGGCGCGTGGAACCGCGCGCCGCATGCCGCATCGCGCTGTCGTTGGCGCGCGCCCTGGGTGCCATCCACGAGCAGGGCATCCTCCACCGGGACCTGAACCCCAGCAGCATCCTCGTGGGCACGGATGGCGAGTCCGTGAAGCTCACCGGCTTCACCCTCGCCACGCGCAGACCTCGTGCCGAGGTCGCTCCGCTCGCCCCCGAACGGTTGGAGGGCAGCCTCGAATACCTCTCCCCCGAAGGCACCGGGCGCACCCACCGCAGCGTGGATTCGCGGGCTGATTTCTATTCCATGGGCGTGGTGCTCTACGAGCTGCTCACCGGGCGCCGCCCCTTCGCGGACACGGATGCGCTGGGCCTCATCCACGCACACGTCGCCCTGCCCCCGCCTCCGCCCGTCAGTGTCGAACCCGAGCTGCCCCAGCCCCTGTCCGACATCACGCTCAAGCTGCTCGCCAAGTCCCCCGAGGACCGCTACCAGAGCGCCTACGGGCTCGTGGCGGACCTCCAGCGCTGCCTGGGTGCCCTCGAGGGCCCCGGCCCGGTCGCCGCCTTCATGCTGGGCGCCAAGGACGTCCCCGAGCGCTTCGCCGTCCCCGAGAAGCTCTACGGCCGCGAGCACCCACAGGCGGCCCTGAGCGAGGCCTTCGAGCGCGCCGCCTCGGGCCGCTCCGCCTTCGTGCTCGTCTCTGGCGCAGCGGGCATGGGCAAATCGGCCCTCACCGGGGTGCTCAAGCGGCCCGTCGCGGAGCGCCAGGGTCACTTCGCCCGAGGAAAGTACGACCAGCTTCTCCGCGACACCCCCTACAGCGGCATCTTCGAGGCCTTCCGCGAAGTGGCTCGCGGACTCCTGGGCGGACAGGAGCAGGAGCTGGCTGCCTGGCAACACCGCCTCCTCGAAGCCGTGGGCGGCATGGGCCGGCTGGTGGTGGACGCGGTGCCTCGCATGGCGCTGGTGCTTGGCGACCAGCCTCCCGTCCCGGAGCTGGGGCCCGCGGAGTCGGAGCTGCGCTTCCAACTGGTCCTGCGCAAGCTGGTGGCCGCGCTCGCCACGCGGGAGCATCCCCTGGTGCTCGTCCTGGACGACCTCCACTGGGCGGACAGCACCAGCCTCCAGCTGTTGCGGCTGCTTCTGACGGACCGGGACATCGAACATCTGCTCGTGGTCGCGGGTTGCCGCTCGGAAGAGCTGGGCCCCGACCATCCCGTGGAGTCCCTTGCCCGCGCACTACAGGACCACGGCACGCCGGTCCACCGCATCGACCTGGCGCCGCTGTCGCCCGAGGACGTGACGAGGCTGGTCGCGGACGTGTTCCCTCCCGCCGAGGGCCAACCCGACGCGCAGCTCGACGACCTGGTGCTGTCGCTGACGGAAGGCAACCCGTTCCACGCGGTGCAGTTGCTGCGCACCTTCTACGAACGCGGGCTGGTGCGCTTCGACGCGGACGGCGGTGGCTTCCGGTGGGATGCCAGCGCGCTGCGCGGACAGGACTTCAGTGACGGCGTGGTGGCGCTGCTCACCTCCCGCATCCGCGAGCTGAGCTCTTCCGCGCAGGCGCTGCTGCCCATGGCCGCGGCGCTGGGCCACACGTTCGACCTGCGCGGCCTGGCCATCGTCCTGGAGCGCACGGATGAGGAGGCCGAGAAGGGGCTCGGTGAAGTGCTCCAGGCGGGGCTGGTGGTACCCATCGACGAAGCCGACCTCGACGCTGGGGGCGCGTATCAATTCACACATGACCGCGTGCAGCAGGCCGCGCTCGAGCTGATTCCCGCGGACGTGCACCCGGAGATCCATGCCCGCATCGGCCGGCTGCTCCTGCGGCACACGCCCCCGGAGCGACTCGACGAAGGACTCCCGGAGCTCGTCAGCCACTTCCACCTGGCGTTGCCCGTGCTCCACGACGAGCAGGAGCGTCACCGCGTGGCGGAGCTGGACCTGCGCGCTGGCCGCAGCGCCAAGTCCCGAGGCGCCTGGTCCGCGGCCCTGCGCCTGCTGAGCACAGGCCTGTCGCTACTCGGCGAGGACGGCTGGCGGAAGGACCGGCGGCTCACCTTCGACCTGCACGTCGACGCGGCGGAAGCGGCGTACCTCGCCGCGGACTTCGACCTGATGGAGCGGCTGGCGGCAGCGGCGCTGGCCCATGCGGTGGACGGCGCGGAGGAGGTCCGGGTGCAGGAGGTCCGGCTCCAATGCCTCGCGCACCGGGGTGAGCACTCACGCGGCGTGGACCTGGGCCTGGAGGTGTTGCGCAAGCTGGGTCAGCCCCTGCCCGCGAATCCGAAGCAGCCTCACGTCCTGGCCGCGGTGGCGAAGACGAAGATGCGCCTGAGCCTGCGCAAGCCCGAGGACCTGGCGGCCCTCCCCGAGTGCACCGACCCGCTCCTGCTCGCCACGCTGCGGCTGCTGGTGAAGCTGTCCTCGCTGGCCTTCATGGCCCGCCCGCTGCTCTTTCCGCTGGTGGTGCTCCGCGTGCTCCAGCTCACAATCCGCCACGGCGCCACGGGCGTGGCCGCGTTCGGCTACGTGGGCTACGGGCTGATGCTGAGCGTGCACCTGGGCAACCCCGAGGAGGGCTTCCGCTACGGACGGCTGGCGCTGAAGACGCTGGACCGCTTCCAGGCGGAGAGCCTGCGGGCCATGGTGACCTTCGTCTTCAACCTCTTCATCCGGCACTGGAAGGAGCCGCTGTCCGCCTGCGTCGACGACTTCCTCGCCGCCGCGCAGAAGGGCCAGGAGACGGGCGACATCGAGTACCTCGGCTATGCGTCCAGCGCGGGCTGTGCCACCGCCCTCATCGCCCGGGACGGATTGGCCGACGGTGGCCCGCGCATGGACCGGTACCGGGACATCCTGGCCACCCACCGCCACAAGAACGTGCTCTTCACCGAGTACATGCGCCACACGCTCGACTCCCTCACGGGGGCCTTCACCGGCAACGTGGAGGCTCGCGAGGAGGAGCTGGTCGCGCCGTACCGTCAGCTCGACTACGGCAACGGCATCGCCACCTGTGACGTGCTGCGCACCTTGCGCCGCTGGCTGTGGGGCGATGCTCGCGGTGCGCTGGAGAGCGCCGCGGCGGTGGACGCCCAGGTGGAGCTCATCGCCGGGCAGATCTACCTGCCCTGGTACAAGTTCTTCCAAGGCCTGGCGCTCATGGCGGTCCACCCGACATTGGGGCCGCTGGACCGGATTCGCTCGTCACGGGCCATCGACGCCATCCGCAAGTCCATGCGCGGCTGGGCCCGCATCGCCCCCATGAACTACGGCGCCCGCGCGGAGCTGCTGGACGCGGAGCGGGCCCGCCTGGACGGAGAGGGGGACTTGGCCGCGGATGCATATGACCGGGCCATCCGGCTGGCGCGCCAGTACGGCCTGTCGCTCGACGAAGGCGTGGCCTGCGAGGCCGCTGCACGGTTCCACCTGACGCAAGCCCGCGAGCGCGTGGCCCGCACCTACCTGGAAGAAGCCCGCGCCGCCTACCTGCGTTGGGGGGCCCGCGCCGTCGCGGCTCGACTGGAGCGGGAGCACCCGCGGCTCTTGCCGTCCGCCCCCACGCATACGCGCACGGATGCCCCCACCGAAGCGTCACTGGCCGCGCTGGACCTGGCGTCCGTCATCAAGACGGCGCGCGCACTGTCCGGCGAAATCGTCCTGGGCAAGCTGCTGCGCAAGCTGATGACGCTGGTCATCGAGAACGCGGGCGCGCGGCGGGGCCTGCTGCTGCTGAAGCGGACCGAGGGCCTGGTCATCGCGGCGGAAGGCTCCGTGGACGGCGATGGCGTGGTGCTCGAGGCGCCCATTCCCATGGAGTCCTCCGCGTCGCTGCCGACCTCCATCATCCACTACGTGGTGCGCACCGGAGAGACGGTGCTCCTCCACGACGCCTCGGCGGAAGAACCCTTCTCCGAGGACCCCTACGTCCGCAGCGCCCAGCCCAAGTCACTGCTGTGCAGCCCCCTGTTGAAGCAGGGCTCGCTCACGGGCGTGCTCTACCTGGAGAACGACGCCACGCGAGGCGTCTTCACCCCGGAGCGGCTGGAGGTGCTGCGCCTGTTGTCGTTCCAGGCGGCCATCTCCCTGGAGAACGCCGACCTCTACGCCAGCCTGGAGGAGTACAGCCGGACGCTGGAGCGCCGCGTGGAGGAGCGCACGGCCGAAATCCAGCACAAGAACGCCGAGCTGGCGGACACGCTCACCCGGCTTCAGGAGATGCAGCGCCAGCTCGTGGCGCAGGAGAAGCTCGCGTCCCTGGGCGCGCTCACCGCGGGCATCGCCCACGAGCTCCAGAACCCGCTCAACTTCGTGAACAACTTCTCGAACCTGTCCTCGCGGCTGGCCGGCGAGTTGGAGGAGACGTTGAAGGGCATCGCGGACCGGCTCGACAGCGAGGCCCGCGAGGACGTGCTGGAGACGCTCCAGGACTTGAAGCAGAACGCCCAGCGCATCCACAGCCATGGCAAGCGCGCCTCGGACATCATCAAGACGATGCTCCGGCACTCGCGCAAGTCTGAGGGCACCCGCTCCAAGTCGGACCTCAACCAGCTGGTGCGCGACAGCGTCAATCTGGCCGTGCAGGGCCTGCGCAGCCGTCCGGGCGGCGCCAGCGTGAAGATGGAGACCACGTTGGACCCCACCGTGGGCATCGTGGAGCTGGTGGCCAGCGACATCAGCCGGATGCTCACCAACATCCTCGACAACGCCTTCTACGCCGCGGCGCAACATCAGCATCAGGCCGGCGAGGGCTTCACGCCCCAGGTGCACCTGAGCACCCACCGCGTCGGAACCAAGGTGGAGCTGCGCATCCGCGACAACGGGCCAGGCATCCCCGAGGACCTCCGCGAGAAGCTCTTCGACCCCTTCTTCACCACCAAGCCCGCGGGCGTGGGCACGGGGCTGGGGCTCTCGCTGTGCCACGACATCGTCCAGGAGCACCAGGGCGACATCCGCGTGGAGAGCGCGCCCGGCGCCGGGGCCGAGTTCATCATCACCCTGCCCGCGCCCTGA